From Streptomyces griseorubiginosus, one genomic window encodes:
- a CDS encoding VOC family protein, translated as MAENRASADGTGYGEGVPCWVDAQLPDVAAGRRFYGELFGWTFRDASGGSVWALRDGEPVAGLGRKTDGRMPTVWTVYFATPDIEGLADRIWAAGGQVVTAPMPVADLGTSALVTDPEGAVFALWEPAGHQGFGVRHKPGAFAWAELYARDTEAANTFYGGLFHDALFGPGAHPDFGRAPVADVFPAEMPPHFLVHFQVADCEAALGTVGRLGGRVQAPPFETSYGKVAVVTDNQGASFAVLERPER; from the coding sequence ATGGCCGAAAACAGGGCATCCGCAGACGGAACGGGATACGGCGAGGGCGTCCCCTGCTGGGTGGACGCGCAGCTGCCCGACGTGGCCGCCGGACGGCGCTTCTACGGTGAGCTCTTCGGGTGGACCTTCCGGGACGCGTCCGGCGGCTCGGTGTGGGCCCTTCGCGACGGCGAGCCGGTCGCCGGGCTCGGCCGCAAGACCGACGGGCGGATGCCCACCGTGTGGACGGTCTACTTCGCCACCCCGGACATCGAGGGCCTAGCCGACCGGATCTGGGCGGCCGGCGGACAGGTCGTCACCGCCCCGATGCCGGTCGCCGATCTCGGCACGTCCGCGCTGGTCACCGATCCGGAGGGGGCGGTCTTCGCCCTCTGGGAGCCCGCCGGTCACCAGGGCTTCGGGGTCCGGCACAAGCCCGGCGCCTTCGCCTGGGCGGAGCTGTACGCCCGGGACACCGAGGCCGCCAACACCTTCTACGGCGGGCTCTTCCACGACGCCCTCTTCGGCCCCGGCGCCCACCCCGACTTCGGCCGGGCCCCCGTCGCCGACGTGTTCCCCGCCGAGATGCCGCCCCATTTCCTCGTCCACTTCCAGGTGGCGGACTGCGAGGCCGCGCTCGGGACGGTCGGCCGGCTCGGCGGACGGGTCCAGGCGCCGCCATTCGAGACGTCGTACGGAAAAGTGGCCGTCGTCACCGACAATCAAGGGGCGTCCTTCGCCGTTCTGGAACGGCCGGAGCGGTAG
- a CDS encoding PQQ-binding-like beta-propeller repeat protein: MVDQLTQHDPRRIGPFEVLGRLGAGGMGLVYLARSASGRRVAIKTVRTELAEDQLFRVRFTREVEAARAVSGFYTAAVVDADPRAAVPWLATAYVPAPSLEEIVNECGPLPAQAVRWFAAGVAEALQSIHGAGLVHRDLKPSNVLVVEDGPRVIDFGIASGVSNTRLTMTNVAVGTPAYMSPEQAKDSRSVTGASDVFSLGSMLVFAATGHPPFHGANPVETVFMLLREGPDLEGLPDELRPLIESCMQMEATARPNPADLQAQLAPHLFGSGSDDSGTASAWLPEKAVALIESRRGGRPAPTQTGGARSAGGRPAVVPPPPSYDPVPPAPVPVGAPDTGPVRLAGAQVPIGPGPRVADARAAAVKAPPPEAGLVASWSRPRPGVNGTDAAVGPAVPSPPPAPPETATGWRPWRFRMSNDVWGTPAVAGDLVYVTSFEVHALDVATGRRRFKTRDVAWSMAVADGRIHASDGPTLFALDAREGADQWRLSTDAWVYSLKAERGTVITGTRGGGVQAWDASNGHKLWEIAGCQTDFESPEAGPALHEGTVYVWQEGRLRALDARTGEERWAFPIGDAASCGGVPVRVAQAHDGYVYISAGTRVMALEVATGRVRWHFEAPAAFLCPPTFVPGAAVTGGGVYLADYLGTVYALDAVDGRDRWRIATEARASVEPVLVAGGHVHVGSGKGLYTLDAVTGTPKWRFQAGGDIVGAPAVAEGRIHFGSTDHLLYTLKADDGRLRWKLATGGEITGSPVVKDGVVYACSKDRCVYALDAEKGTGTARAT, from the coding sequence GTGGTGGATCAGCTGACGCAGCACGATCCGCGCAGGATCGGGCCGTTCGAGGTGCTGGGCCGGCTGGGTGCCGGCGGCATGGGGCTGGTCTATCTCGCGCGCTCGGCTTCGGGCCGGCGGGTGGCGATCAAGACGGTCCGTACGGAGCTCGCCGAGGACCAGCTCTTCCGGGTCCGCTTCACCCGTGAGGTGGAGGCGGCCCGGGCGGTCTCCGGCTTCTACACGGCGGCCGTGGTCGACGCCGACCCCCGCGCGGCCGTGCCGTGGCTGGCCACCGCGTACGTCCCCGCGCCCTCCCTCGAGGAGATAGTGAACGAGTGCGGGCCGCTCCCGGCCCAGGCGGTGCGCTGGTTCGCGGCGGGCGTCGCCGAGGCCCTCCAGTCCATCCACGGCGCCGGACTGGTCCATCGCGACCTCAAGCCCTCCAACGTCCTCGTCGTGGAGGACGGCCCCCGGGTGATCGACTTCGGCATCGCGTCCGGCGTCTCGAACACCCGTTTGACGATGACGAACGTCGCCGTCGGCACCCCCGCCTACATGTCCCCCGAGCAGGCCAAGGACTCCCGCAGCGTCACCGGCGCCAGCGACGTCTTCTCGCTCGGCTCCATGCTGGTCTTCGCCGCCACCGGCCACCCGCCCTTCCACGGCGCCAACCCGGTGGAGACGGTGTTCATGCTGCTCCGGGAGGGCCCCGACCTCGAAGGCCTGCCGGACGAGCTGCGCCCGCTCATCGAGTCCTGCATGCAGATGGAGGCCACCGCCCGCCCCAACCCGGCCGACCTCCAGGCCCAGCTGGCACCCCACCTCTTCGGCTCCGGCTCGGACGACAGCGGTACGGCGTCGGCGTGGCTGCCCGAGAAGGCCGTGGCCCTGATCGAGTCCCGGCGCGGCGGCCGGCCGGCGCCCACCCAGACCGGCGGCGCCCGCAGCGCGGGCGGCCGCCCCGCGGTCGTACCGCCGCCGCCCTCCTACGACCCGGTGCCCCCCGCCCCGGTCCCCGTCGGCGCCCCGGACACCGGCCCGGTGCGGCTCGCGGGCGCCCAGGTGCCCATCGGGCCCGGACCGCGCGTGGCCGACGCCCGCGCCGCCGCCGTGAAGGCGCCCCCGCCGGAGGCCGGCCTGGTCGCCTCCTGGTCCCGGCCGCGCCCCGGCGTCAACGGCACCGACGCGGCCGTGGGCCCCGCCGTCCCGTCCCCGCCGCCCGCGCCCCCGGAGACCGCGACCGGCTGGCGCCCCTGGCGCTTCCGCATGTCGAACGACGTGTGGGGCACCCCGGCCGTCGCCGGCGACCTCGTCTACGTGACCTCCTTCGAGGTGCACGCCCTCGACGTCGCGACCGGCCGCCGCCGCTTCAAGACCCGGGACGTGGCCTGGTCGATGGCGGTCGCGGACGGCCGTATCCACGCCTCCGACGGCCCCACCCTGTTCGCCCTGGACGCCCGCGAGGGCGCCGACCAGTGGCGGCTGAGCACCGACGCGTGGGTGTACTCCCTCAAGGCCGAGCGCGGCACCGTCATCACCGGCACCCGCGGGGGTGGCGTCCAGGCCTGGGACGCCTCCAACGGGCACAAGCTCTGGGAGATCGCCGGCTGCCAGACCGACTTCGAGTCCCCGGAGGCGGGCCCCGCGCTCCACGAGGGCACGGTCTACGTCTGGCAGGAGGGCCGGCTGCGCGCCCTGGACGCCCGTACCGGCGAGGAGCGCTGGGCGTTCCCCATCGGTGACGCGGCCTCCTGCGGCGGGGTGCCGGTCCGGGTGGCGCAGGCCCACGACGGATACGTGTACATCTCGGCCGGGACCCGCGTCATGGCCCTGGAGGTGGCCACCGGCCGGGTCCGCTGGCACTTCGAGGCCCCGGCGGCCTTCCTGTGCCCGCCCACCTTCGTGCCGGGCGCCGCGGTCACCGGCGGCGGGGTCTACCTCGCCGACTACCTCGGCACGGTGTACGCCCTCGACGCGGTGGACGGCCGGGACCGGTGGCGCATCGCGACCGAGGCCCGCGCCTCGGTCGAGCCGGTGCTGGTCGCCGGCGGCCATGTGCACGTGGGCAGCGGCAAGGGGCTGTACACCCTCGACGCCGTCACCGGTACGCCCAAGTGGCGGTTCCAGGCGGGCGGCGACATCGTCGGGGCGCCCGCGGTGGCCGAGGGCCGTATCCACTTCGGCTCCACCGACCACCTCCTGTACACCCTGAAGGCCGACGACGGCCGCCTGCGCTGGAAGCTGGCGACCGGCGGGGAGATCACCGGATCGCCGGTGGTCAAGGACGGCGTGGTGTACGCGTGCAGCAAGGACCGCTGCGTGTACGCGCTGGACGCGGAGAAGGGGACGGGGACGGCGAGGGCCACCTGA
- a CDS encoding alpha/beta hydrolase, whose product MVEHRTVDVNGIRLHIAEEGAGPLVVLLHGFPESWHSWRHQFAPLAAAGFRVVAPDQRGYGTCEHPEDVSAYSILHLVGDVVGLVHALGEERAFVVGHDWGAPVAWHTALLRPDVVRGVAGLSVPPPFRGERPPLAAMQERFGGHFYWNYFNLPGVADAEFGKDPRAALRRLLYGASGDGPGAGRYEQALVTDPDRGWLADMPDPVELPAWLTEADLDELAASYAQGFTGALNWYRNLDRNWELTAPWHGARVTPPALYMYGDRDLVPAFPGTPELIEKLPQLMPNLVRDPVVLPGCGHWTQQERPDEVNAVLLDFLTGLRG is encoded by the coding sequence ATGGTTGAACATCGCACGGTCGACGTGAACGGCATACGGCTGCACATCGCCGAGGAGGGCGCGGGGCCGCTCGTCGTGCTGCTGCACGGCTTCCCGGAGTCCTGGCACTCCTGGCGCCACCAGTTCGCCCCACTGGCCGCGGCCGGCTTCCGGGTGGTCGCGCCCGACCAGCGCGGATACGGCACCTGCGAGCATCCCGAGGACGTGTCGGCGTACAGCATCCTGCACCTGGTCGGCGATGTCGTCGGACTGGTCCACGCGCTGGGCGAGGAGCGGGCGTTCGTCGTCGGGCACGACTGGGGAGCGCCGGTCGCCTGGCACACCGCGCTGCTGCGGCCGGACGTGGTGCGCGGGGTGGCGGGGCTGAGCGTGCCTCCGCCGTTCCGCGGGGAGCGACCGCCGCTCGCAGCTATGCAGGAGCGGTTCGGCGGGCACTTCTACTGGAACTACTTCAACCTGCCCGGGGTCGCCGACGCCGAGTTCGGCAAGGACCCGCGGGCGGCCCTGCGCAGGCTGCTGTACGGCGCCTCGGGCGACGGCCCCGGCGCCGGGCGCTACGAGCAGGCCCTGGTGACCGACCCGGACCGCGGCTGGCTCGCGGACATGCCCGACCCCGTGGAACTCCCCGCCTGGCTCACCGAGGCCGACCTCGACGAACTCGCCGCGAGCTACGCCCAGGGCTTCACCGGCGCCCTCAACTGGTACCGCAACCTGGACCGCAACTGGGAACTGACGGCCCCTTGGCACGGCGCGAGGGTCACCCCGCCCGCCCTGTACATGTACGGCGACCGGGATCTGGTCCCGGCCTTCCCGGGAACGCCGGAACTGATCGAGAAGCTCCCGCAGCTGATGCCGAACCTGGTCCGCGACCCGGTGGTGCTGCCGGGCTGCGGCCACTGGACCCAGCAGGAGCGACCGGACGAGGTGAACGCGGTCCTGCTCGACTTCCTGACGGGGCTGCGGGGCTGA
- a CDS encoding enoyl-CoA hydratase/isomerase family protein produces the protein MGARVSGLRVSADKDTGVAVVTLDRPARLNAIDLAMRDELVAAWGELRFVDSVRAVVLTGTGERAFCTGLDRDTEVPQPNSPYMADDPLLHVGPKSNDLWKPVVAAVNGMACGGAFYLLGECDFLIADPAATFFDPHTTYGMVSAYESVLMAQVMPHGEAARTALMGTAERLSAARAHTIGLVTEVTEPGGSLAAAVSAAEVIAGYPPEGVQGTVRALWAAKEGAVRQGFAQAPHLVSLGNLPLDRQTGLFRSRRPEFRLR, from the coding sequence GTGGGTGCTCGCGTGAGCGGCCTGCGGGTGAGCGCCGACAAGGACACCGGGGTCGCGGTCGTCACCCTCGACCGGCCCGCCAGGCTCAACGCCATCGACCTGGCGATGCGGGACGAACTCGTGGCCGCCTGGGGGGAGTTGCGGTTCGTCGACTCGGTTCGGGCGGTGGTCCTCACCGGCACCGGGGAGCGGGCCTTCTGCACGGGCCTCGACCGGGACACCGAGGTGCCGCAGCCCAACTCCCCCTACATGGCCGACGATCCGCTGCTGCACGTCGGGCCGAAGTCCAACGACCTGTGGAAGCCGGTCGTCGCCGCCGTCAACGGGATGGCCTGCGGCGGCGCCTTCTACCTCCTCGGCGAGTGCGACTTCCTGATCGCCGACCCCGCCGCCACCTTCTTCGACCCGCACACCACCTACGGAATGGTCAGCGCCTACGAGTCGGTGCTCATGGCCCAGGTCATGCCGCACGGGGAGGCCGCCCGCACGGCGCTCATGGGAACGGCGGAACGGCTCTCCGCCGCCCGCGCCCACACCATCGGGCTGGTCACCGAAGTCACCGAACCGGGCGGGTCGTTGGCGGCGGCGGTCTCGGCCGCCGAGGTCATCGCCGGGTATCCGCCGGAGGGGGTGCAGGGCACGGTCCGCGCGCTCTGGGCGGCGAAGGAGGGCGCCGTACGGCAGGGGTTCGCGCAGGCGCCCCACCTCGTCTCACTGGGGAACCTCCCCCTGGACCGGCAGACCGGCCTGTTCCGTTCCCGGCGCCCCGAATTCCGATTGCGTTAG
- a CDS encoding Zn-ribbon domain-containing OB-fold protein, with product MLEPVKDATGAPFWEYAARGELRVQACADCGELRFPPRPCCPHCQSFEQEWRRVSGRGRVWSYVVPHPPLLPDYAAQAPYNVIVVELEEAPRIRLVGNLVSAAGAALNSLDPRRIRIGARVHVVFSDGLPQWVLA from the coding sequence ATGCTCGAACCGGTGAAGGACGCCACGGGCGCCCCCTTCTGGGAGTACGCGGCCCGCGGCGAACTCCGCGTCCAGGCCTGCGCCGACTGCGGCGAACTCCGCTTCCCGCCCCGCCCCTGCTGCCCGCACTGCCAGTCGTTCGAGCAGGAGTGGCGCCGGGTCTCCGGGCGCGGCCGCGTCTGGTCCTACGTCGTGCCGCACCCGCCCCTGCTGCCCGACTACGCGGCGCAGGCGCCGTACAACGTGATCGTGGTCGAGCTGGAGGAGGCGCCGCGGATCCGGTTGGTGGGCAACCTGGTCAGTGCTGCCGGGGCCGCGCTCAACTCCCTTGATCCGCGCCGGATCCGCATCGGCGCCCGGGTGCACGTGGTCTTCTCTGACGGGCTTCCGCAGTGGGTGCTCGCGTGA
- a CDS encoding lipid-transfer protein → MTLKDATAIVGIGRTRFAKNLAEDESTLACRAVLAALDDAGIAPGEVDALASYTMEETDEVELAKAVGLGDLTFFSKAGYGGGGSCATVAHLAAAIASGQASVGVAWRSRKRGSGPRPWTNTTVQLPTPAQWTRPFGLLRPADEIAMLTRRYMHEYGATRDHLFNVALACRNRANQNPAAIMYDRPLTREMYMTSRWISEPLCLFDNCLETDGALACVVVSRERARDCPHTPVYVHSAAQGLPAQHHGMVNYWNDDPLTGPAWTAARHLWKHADFTPQDVDVAQIYDAFTALVPLSLEGYGFCGRGEGGAFTEQGALETGGRLPINTGGGGLSEAYVHGFNLIDEGVRQLRGTSTAQVPDAATCLVTAGEGVPTSALLLTNRS, encoded by the coding sequence GTGACCCTCAAGGACGCCACGGCGATCGTGGGCATCGGACGGACCCGGTTCGCCAAGAACCTCGCCGAGGACGAGAGCACCCTGGCCTGCCGGGCCGTTCTCGCCGCCCTCGACGACGCCGGGATCGCCCCGGGCGAGGTCGACGCCCTCGCCTCGTACACCATGGAGGAGACCGACGAGGTCGAGCTCGCCAAGGCCGTCGGCCTCGGTGACCTCACCTTCTTCAGCAAGGCCGGTTACGGCGGCGGCGGTTCGTGCGCGACCGTCGCGCATCTGGCGGCGGCGATCGCGAGCGGGCAGGCGAGCGTGGGGGTCGCCTGGCGGTCCCGCAAGCGCGGCTCGGGCCCCCGCCCCTGGACCAACACCACCGTCCAACTCCCCACCCCGGCCCAGTGGACGAGACCCTTCGGCCTGCTCCGCCCCGCCGACGAGATAGCCATGCTCACCCGCCGCTACATGCACGAGTACGGCGCCACCCGCGACCACCTCTTCAACGTCGCCCTCGCCTGCCGCAACCGCGCCAACCAGAACCCCGCCGCGATCATGTACGACCGCCCCCTGACCCGCGAGATGTACATGACCTCCCGCTGGATCAGCGAACCCCTGTGCCTCTTCGACAACTGCCTGGAGACCGACGGGGCGTTGGCGTGCGTGGTCGTCAGCAGGGAGCGCGCCCGGGACTGCCCGCACACCCCCGTCTACGTCCACTCCGCCGCCCAGGGCCTGCCCGCCCAGCACCACGGCATGGTCAACTACTGGAACGACGACCCGCTCACCGGCCCCGCCTGGACCGCCGCCCGACACCTGTGGAAACACGCCGACTTCACCCCGCAGGACGTCGACGTGGCCCAGATCTACGACGCGTTCACCGCCCTCGTCCCGCTCTCCCTGGAGGGGTACGGCTTCTGCGGGCGCGGCGAGGGCGGCGCGTTCACCGAACAGGGCGCCCTGGAGACCGGCGGGCGGCTGCCGATCAACACCGGCGGGGGCGGCCTGTCCGAGGCCTATGTGCACGGCTTCAACCTCATCGACGAAGGCGTACGGCAACTGCGCGGCACCAGCACCGCCCAGGTACCGGACGCCGCCACCTGCCTCGTCACCGCCGGCGAGGGCGTCCCCACCTCCGCCCTGCTGCTGACCAACAGGAGCTGA
- a CDS encoding FadD3 family acyl-CoA ligase yields the protein MEWRSIPELVRWAAERYGSAEAVVEGRNRFSYGELGARVERAAAACLANGVRPGDRVAVWAPNSLDWMVAALGAVSAGAVLVPLNTRFKGTEAADVLRRSGTRLLFITGTFLGTSYVASLRRAVADGPGLPDLEQVVVLSDDAPADYRTWKDFLASGDGVGEAEVRARVLAVAPDQPSDIVFTSGTTGRPKGAVITHEQTLRAYEVWCDLAGLRQGDRYLIVNPFFHTFGYKAGVIACLMRGATMIPQPVFNVDTVLANIAAERVSVLPGPPTLHQSLLDHPARASHDLSALRLVVTGAAVVPLRLVEQLHGELGVETVLTAYGLSEASGIVTMCRRGDPLPVIASTSGRAIPGTEVRVQAPPGQPGEILVRGFNVMRGYYEDEAATAEAVTEDGWLRTGDIGVLDTAGNLRITDRLKDMYIVGGFNAYPAEIEQLLGLHPAVADVAVIGVPDTRLGEVGKAYVVRRPGSVLTADDLIAWARREMANYKVPRTVEFVPQLPRNASGKVVKGELRRG from the coding sequence GTGGAGTGGCGCAGCATCCCGGAGCTGGTCCGGTGGGCGGCGGAGCGGTACGGCTCGGCGGAGGCGGTCGTGGAGGGCCGCAACCGGTTCTCGTACGGCGAGTTGGGCGCCCGGGTGGAGCGCGCTGCGGCGGCCTGCCTCGCGAACGGCGTACGGCCCGGCGACCGGGTGGCCGTCTGGGCCCCCAACTCCCTGGACTGGATGGTCGCGGCGCTGGGCGCGGTGTCGGCGGGCGCGGTCCTTGTGCCCCTCAACACCCGCTTCAAGGGCACCGAGGCGGCGGACGTGCTGCGCCGCAGCGGGACGCGGCTGCTGTTCATCACCGGCACCTTCCTGGGCACGTCGTACGTGGCGTCACTGCGCCGGGCGGTCGCGGACGGGCCGGGCCTCCCGGACCTGGAGCAGGTCGTGGTGCTGTCGGACGACGCGCCCGCGGACTACCGCACCTGGAAGGACTTCCTGGCGAGCGGGGACGGGGTGGGGGAGGCGGAGGTGCGGGCGCGGGTGCTGGCCGTGGCCCCGGACCAGCCGTCGGACATCGTCTTCACCTCGGGGACCACCGGGCGTCCCAAGGGGGCCGTGATCACCCACGAGCAGACCCTGCGGGCGTACGAGGTCTGGTGCGACCTGGCCGGGTTGCGGCAGGGCGACCGCTACCTCATCGTCAACCCCTTCTTCCACACCTTCGGTTACAAGGCCGGGGTGATCGCCTGTCTGATGCGCGGGGCGACGATGATCCCGCAGCCGGTGTTCAACGTGGACACCGTGCTCGCGAACATAGCGGCGGAACGCGTCTCGGTCCTCCCGGGACCGCCCACCCTCCACCAGTCCCTCCTGGACCACCCGGCACGCGCCTCCCACGACCTGTCCGCCCTGCGCCTGGTGGTGACCGGCGCGGCGGTCGTCCCACTCCGGCTGGTCGAGCAACTGCACGGCGAACTGGGCGTGGAGACCGTCCTGACCGCCTACGGCCTCTCGGAGGCCAGCGGCATCGTCACGATGTGCCGCCGCGGGGACCCGCTCCCGGTGATCGCGTCGACCTCGGGCCGGGCCATCCCCGGCACCGAGGTGCGGGTGCAGGCGCCGCCCGGGCAGCCCGGCGAGATCCTGGTCCGCGGTTTCAACGTGATGCGCGGCTACTACGAGGACGAGGCGGCCACCGCGGAGGCGGTCACGGAGGACGGCTGGCTGCGCACCGGGGACATCGGCGTCCTGGACACGGCGGGCAACCTCCGCATCACCGACCGCCTGAAGGACATGTACATCGTCGGCGGCTTCAACGCGTACCCGGCGGAGATAGAGCAACTGCTCGGCCTGCACCCGGCGGTGGCCGACGTCGCGGTCATCGGCGTCCCCGACACCCGCCTCGGCGAGGTCGGCAAGGCGTACGTGGTCCGCCGCCCCGGCTCCGTCCTGACCGCCGACGACCTGATCGCCTGGGCCCGCCGCGAGATGGCCAACTACAAGGTCCCGAGAACGGTGGAGTTCGTACCCCAACTCCCACGGAACGCGAGCGGGAAGGTGGTGAAGGGGGAGCTGCGGCGGGGCTGA
- a CDS encoding AfsR/SARP family transcriptional regulator yields MEPPPSDPASPPPLRFSVLGPVRAQRDGEVLNTGSPQQRALLAALLLREGRTATAAELIDALWGEEPPSQALAAVRTYASRLRKILDPGILVSESGGYAIRGLGENALDLAAAQELATEAEKAKGAGDLCHARDVLTRALALWDGEVLAGVPGPYAEAQRVRLEEWRLQLLESRLDMDLEQGCHAEAVSELTALTAEHPLRERFRELLMLALYRSGRQAEALAVYADTRRLLADELGVDPRPGLRELQQRILRADPGLAEPSSPQPEPVAAPVRPAQLPATVPDFTGRAAFVTELSEVLASGSEGRVMAVSALAGIGGVGKTTLAVHVAHQARSAFPDGQLYVDLQGAGARAADPETVLGAFLRALGTADSAIPDSLAERAALYRSVLDGRRVLVLLDNARDAAQVRPLLPGTEGCAALVTSRVRMVDLAGAHLVDLDVMSPDEALQLFTRIVGEERVAAEREAALDVVAACGFLPLAIRIAASRLAARRTWTVSVLAAKLADERRRLDELQAGDLAVKATFELGYGQLEPAQARAFRLLGLADGPDISLAAAAAVLDLPVEDTEDLLEALVDTSLLESAAPGRYRFHDLVRLYARACAERDEWPPSEREAALSRLVDFYLATAAAVYAIERPGDRLVEHLEEIRHPGLSFTDRHAAQDWLYAEANSLLAFVQQCAKGALLRRAVDLLWVAKDLAESGANSKQYETAAVALRDAADAADDPRTRARALTTLTNVHLVAGRFEQADAEARLAMDLARAAEDLAPSCWAANDRGIIALYQGRHAEGEACLKEAIESFRLDRNLAGEASALCNLSRIHLAMGQSTSAVELARQGILIYDRLGHTLRGANGRYALGLALTGQGRLDAAVDRLTEALEVFRDSRQRLWEGMTLFRLAEAHLAGSRPAQAAALTEQALAVLRGIGGEWRRGNVLTVLGRALSGLGQPGRAEACWQEALGIFEQLGSPEAADVRRLLTPSAAA; encoded by the coding sequence ATGGAACCCCCGCCCTCGGACCCGGCGTCGCCCCCGCCCCTGCGGTTCTCGGTGCTCGGTCCCGTGCGGGCGCAGCGTGACGGCGAGGTGTTGAACACCGGGTCGCCTCAGCAACGTGCCCTGCTCGCCGCGCTGCTGCTGCGTGAGGGCCGTACCGCCACCGCCGCCGAGCTGATCGACGCGCTGTGGGGCGAGGAGCCGCCGTCACAGGCGCTGGCCGCCGTGCGGACGTACGCCTCGCGGCTGCGCAAGATCCTCGACCCCGGCATCCTGGTCAGCGAGTCCGGCGGGTACGCGATCCGCGGGCTCGGCGAGAACGCGCTCGACCTCGCCGCCGCCCAGGAACTCGCCACCGAGGCCGAGAAGGCCAAGGGCGCCGGCGACCTGTGCCACGCGCGGGACGTCCTGACCCGTGCGCTGGCCCTGTGGGACGGCGAGGTGCTGGCCGGTGTGCCGGGACCGTACGCCGAGGCACAGCGCGTAAGGCTGGAGGAGTGGCGGCTGCAACTCCTCGAATCCCGCCTCGACATGGACCTGGAGCAGGGCTGCCACGCCGAGGCCGTCTCGGAGTTGACCGCGCTGACCGCCGAGCACCCGCTGCGCGAGCGGTTCAGGGAACTCCTCATGCTCGCCCTGTACCGCAGCGGCCGCCAGGCGGAGGCCCTCGCGGTGTACGCCGACACCCGCCGCCTGCTCGCCGACGAACTCGGCGTCGACCCCCGCCCCGGCCTGCGCGAGCTCCAGCAGCGCATCCTGCGGGCCGACCCCGGCCTCGCGGAGCCCTCCTCCCCGCAGCCCGAACCGGTCGCCGCCCCCGTCCGCCCGGCCCAACTCCCGGCGACGGTCCCCGACTTCACCGGCCGCGCCGCCTTCGTCACCGAACTCAGCGAGGTGCTCGCCTCCGGTTCCGAGGGCCGCGTGATGGCGGTCTCCGCACTGGCCGGCATCGGCGGCGTCGGCAAGACCACGCTCGCCGTGCACGTGGCCCACCAGGCCCGCTCCGCCTTCCCCGACGGGCAGCTCTACGTCGACCTCCAGGGCGCCGGCGCCCGCGCCGCCGACCCCGAGACGGTCCTCGGCGCCTTCCTCAGAGCCCTCGGTACCGCCGACTCCGCGATACCCGACTCCCTGGCGGAGCGGGCCGCCCTGTACCGCTCGGTCCTCGACGGCCGCCGGGTCCTGGTGCTCCTCGACAACGCGCGCGACGCGGCCCAGGTACGGCCCCTGCTGCCGGGCACCGAGGGCTGCGCCGCCCTGGTCACCTCCCGGGTGCGGATGGTCGACCTCGCCGGGGCGCACCTGGTCGACCTGGACGTGATGTCCCCCGACGAGGCCCTCCAGCTGTTCACCAGGATCGTCGGCGAGGAGCGGGTCGCCGCCGAGCGCGAGGCCGCCCTCGACGTGGTCGCCGCCTGCGGCTTCCTCCCGCTCGCCATCCGCATCGCCGCCTCCCGCCTCGCGGCCCGCCGCACCTGGACGGTCTCCGTCCTCGCCGCCAAGCTCGCCGACGAGCGCCGCCGCCTCGACGAGCTCCAGGCCGGCGACCTCGCCGTCAAGGCCACCTTCGAACTCGGCTACGGCCAGCTGGAGCCCGCCCAGGCCCGCGCCTTCCGGCTGCTGGGCCTCGCCGACGGCCCCGACATCTCGCTGGCCGCCGCGGCCGCCGTACTCGACCTCCCGGTGGAGGACACCGAGGACCTCCTGGAGGCCCTCGTCGACACCTCGCTGCTGGAGTCGGCGGCGCCGGGCCGGTACCGGTTCCACGACCTCGTACGCCTCTACGCGCGTGCGTGCGCCGAACGCGACGAGTGGCCGCCCAGCGAGCGGGAGGCCGCGCTGTCGCGGCTGGTGGACTTCTACCTCGCGACCGCGGCGGCCGTGTACGCCATCGAGCGGCCCGGGGACCGGCTGGTGGAGCACCTGGAGGAGATCCGCCATCCCGGGCTGTCCTTCACGGACCGGCACGCCGCCCAGGACTGGCTCTACGCGGAGGCCAACAGCCTGCTCGCCTTCGTCCAGCAGTGCGCGAAGGGGGCCCTGCTGCGTCGCGCGGTCGATCTGCTGTGGGTGGCCAAGGACCTCGCCGAGTCGGGTGCCAACTCGAAGCAGTACGAGACGGCCGCCGTCGCCCTGCGGGACGCGGCCGACGCGGCGGACGACCCGCGCACACGCGCGCGTGCGCTCACCACCCTGACCAACGTCCATCTCGTCGCAGGCCGCTTCGAGCAGGCGGACGCGGAGGCCCGGCTGGCCATGGACCTCGCCCGCGCGGCCGAGGACCTGGCGCCCAGTTGCTGGGCCGCCAACGACCGCGGCATCATCGCGCTCTACCAGGGGCGGCACGCGGAGGGCGAGGCGTGCCTGAAGGAGGCCATCGAGAGCTTCCGGCTCGACCGGAACCTCGCCGGCGAGGCCAGCGCGCTGTGCAACCTCTCCCGTATTCACTTGGCCATGGGGCAGAGCACCAGCGCCGTGGAGCTCGCCCGGCAGGGCATCCTCATCTACGACCGGCTCGGGCACACGCTGCGTGGCGCGAACGGCCGGTACGCCCTGGGGCTGGCGCTCACCGGGCAGGGGCGGCTGGACGCCGCCGTGGACCGGCTGACGGAGGCGCTGGAGGTGTTCCGGGACAGCCGGCAGCGGCTGTGGGAGGGCATGACACTCTTCCGGCTCGCCGAGGCGCACCTCGCCGGCAGCCGCCCCGCGCAGGCCGCCGCCCTGACCGAGCAGGCCCTCGCCGTGCTGCGCGGCATCGGCGGCGAGTGGCGGCGCGGCAACGTCCTGACGGTCCTGGGCCGGGCCCTCAGCGGGCTCGGACAGCCCGGCCGGGCGGAGGCGTGCTGGCAGGAGGCCCTCGGCATCTTCGAGCAACTGGGCTCGCCGGAGGCGGCCGACGTACGACGCCTGCTGACACCGTCGGCCGCCGCGTAA